The following are encoded together in the Narcine bancroftii isolate sNarBan1 chromosome 10, sNarBan1.hap1, whole genome shotgun sequence genome:
- the sdr42e1 gene encoding short-chain dehydrogenase/reductase family 42E member 1 isoform X1, which yields MKTSEKITASETVLITGGGGYLGCSKPSGRKWDQATCAKTQHSTSRKMITNFRLGCTLQKMGLKVILFDIHCPFQELPAAIIFVRGNVCNYLEVEAAFRNVDCVFHLASYGMSGREQLNIKLIEAVNVKGTDNVIQACLRNGVPRLLYTSTYNVVFGGQVIKNGDESLPYFPLHLYPDHYSRTKSVAEMKVLYANTSKLRKGSGVLRTCALRPAGIYGPGEQRHLPRIVNYIEKGLFKFVYGAADCLVEFVHIDNLVSAQILASEALTGNKNYIAAGQAYFISDGKPINNFEFFKPLVEGLGYKYPTIRLPLRLIYYFAFLTEIIHFVVGRIYNFQPFLTRTEVYKTGVTHYFSIQKARKELGYNPQEHSLKEIVEWFKARGHGQKVSPNNVRCLVWDVILITLLWIVLLSWLPVVSARYSMELIFY from the exons atgaaaacatcAGAAAAGATCACAGCATCCGAAACTGTTCTGATAACAGGTGGAGGAGGTTATTTAGGATGTAG TAAACCTTCTGGAAGGAAATGGGATCAAGCAACATGTGCAAAGACACAACATTCAACATCAAGAAAAATGATTACGAATTTCAG ACTGGGCTGCACTTTGCAGAAGATGGGCCTAAAAGTGATTCTATTTGACATCCACTGTCCTTTTCAGGAACTGCCTGCTGCGATTATCTTTGTAAGGGGAAATGTCTGCAACTACCTGGAGGTGGAGGCTGCATTCAGGAATGTAGATTGTGTTTTCCATTTAGCTTCTTATGGTATGTCTGGAAGGGAGCAGCTAAATATAAAGTTGATAGAGGCTGTCAATGTTAAAGGGACAGACAATGTAATCCAAGCTTGCCTGAGGAATGGCGTACCAAGGCTTCTTTACACAAGTACATACAATGTTGTGTTTGGAGGCCAAGTAATTAAAAACGGAGATGAATCGCTCCCTTATTTTCCATTGCATCTTTACCCAGATCACTATTCGAGGACCAAATCTGTAGCTGAGATGAAGGTGCTGTATGCAAACACCTCAAAGCTAAGGAAAGGTAGTGGTGTTTTACGGACATGTGCCTTGCGACCGGCAGGTATCTATGGACCTGGTGAGCAAAGGCATCTTCCAAGGATAGTTAACTACATAGAGAAAGGTCTCTTCAAATTTGTGTATGGGGCAGCAGATTGCCTGGTAGAGTTTGTCCATATTGACAATCTTGTTTCTGCACAAATTCTGGCATCAGAAGCTCTAACAGGAAATAAAAATTACATAGCAGCTGGTCAGGCTTATTTTATCTCTGATGGCAAACCAAtaaacaactttgaatttttcaaACCACTGGTAGAAGGCCTTGGCTACAAATATCCCACAATTCGGCTGCCACTCAGACTGATCTATTACTTTGCTTTCCTAACTGAAATCATACATTTTGTGGTTGGTCGtatttataattttcaacctTTTCTAACTCGCACAGAAGTCTATAAAACAGGAGTCACTCACTATTTCAGCATACAGAAAGCAAGAAAAGAGCTCGGGTACAATCCACAGGAACATAGCTTGAAAGAAATAGTGGAGTGGTTCAAAGCCCGTGGTCATGGACAGAAAGTATCTCCGAACAATGTTAGATGCCTTGTATGGGATGTTATACTTATAACGTTACTCTGGATTGTTCTCTTGTCTTGGCTTCCAGTAGTTTCTGCACGATATTCTATGGAGTTAATATTTTACTGA
- the sdr42e1 gene encoding short-chain dehydrogenase/reductase family 42E member 1 isoform X2 has translation MKTSEKITASETVLITGGGGYLGCRLGCTLQKMGLKVILFDIHCPFQELPAAIIFVRGNVCNYLEVEAAFRNVDCVFHLASYGMSGREQLNIKLIEAVNVKGTDNVIQACLRNGVPRLLYTSTYNVVFGGQVIKNGDESLPYFPLHLYPDHYSRTKSVAEMKVLYANTSKLRKGSGVLRTCALRPAGIYGPGEQRHLPRIVNYIEKGLFKFVYGAADCLVEFVHIDNLVSAQILASEALTGNKNYIAAGQAYFISDGKPINNFEFFKPLVEGLGYKYPTIRLPLRLIYYFAFLTEIIHFVVGRIYNFQPFLTRTEVYKTGVTHYFSIQKARKELGYNPQEHSLKEIVEWFKARGHGQKVSPNNVRCLVWDVILITLLWIVLLSWLPVVSARYSMELIFY, from the exons atgaaaacatcAGAAAAGATCACAGCATCCGAAACTGTTCTGATAACAGGTGGAGGAGGTTATTTAGGATGTAG ACTGGGCTGCACTTTGCAGAAGATGGGCCTAAAAGTGATTCTATTTGACATCCACTGTCCTTTTCAGGAACTGCCTGCTGCGATTATCTTTGTAAGGGGAAATGTCTGCAACTACCTGGAGGTGGAGGCTGCATTCAGGAATGTAGATTGTGTTTTCCATTTAGCTTCTTATGGTATGTCTGGAAGGGAGCAGCTAAATATAAAGTTGATAGAGGCTGTCAATGTTAAAGGGACAGACAATGTAATCCAAGCTTGCCTGAGGAATGGCGTACCAAGGCTTCTTTACACAAGTACATACAATGTTGTGTTTGGAGGCCAAGTAATTAAAAACGGAGATGAATCGCTCCCTTATTTTCCATTGCATCTTTACCCAGATCACTATTCGAGGACCAAATCTGTAGCTGAGATGAAGGTGCTGTATGCAAACACCTCAAAGCTAAGGAAAGGTAGTGGTGTTTTACGGACATGTGCCTTGCGACCGGCAGGTATCTATGGACCTGGTGAGCAAAGGCATCTTCCAAGGATAGTTAACTACATAGAGAAAGGTCTCTTCAAATTTGTGTATGGGGCAGCAGATTGCCTGGTAGAGTTTGTCCATATTGACAATCTTGTTTCTGCACAAATTCTGGCATCAGAAGCTCTAACAGGAAATAAAAATTACATAGCAGCTGGTCAGGCTTATTTTATCTCTGATGGCAAACCAAtaaacaactttgaatttttcaaACCACTGGTAGAAGGCCTTGGCTACAAATATCCCACAATTCGGCTGCCACTCAGACTGATCTATTACTTTGCTTTCCTAACTGAAATCATACATTTTGTGGTTGGTCGtatttataattttcaacctTTTCTAACTCGCACAGAAGTCTATAAAACAGGAGTCACTCACTATTTCAGCATACAGAAAGCAAGAAAAGAGCTCGGGTACAATCCACAGGAACATAGCTTGAAAGAAATAGTGGAGTGGTTCAAAGCCCGTGGTCATGGACAGAAAGTATCTCCGAACAATGTTAGATGCCTTGTATGGGATGTTATACTTATAACGTTACTCTGGATTGTTCTCTTGTCTTGGCTTCCAGTAGTTTCTGCACGATATTCTATGGAGTTAATATTTTACTGA
- the sdr42e1 gene encoding short-chain dehydrogenase/reductase family 42E member 1 isoform X3 — protein sequence MGLKVILFDIHCPFQELPAAIIFVRGNVCNYLEVEAAFRNVDCVFHLASYGMSGREQLNIKLIEAVNVKGTDNVIQACLRNGVPRLLYTSTYNVVFGGQVIKNGDESLPYFPLHLYPDHYSRTKSVAEMKVLYANTSKLRKGSGVLRTCALRPAGIYGPGEQRHLPRIVNYIEKGLFKFVYGAADCLVEFVHIDNLVSAQILASEALTGNKNYIAAGQAYFISDGKPINNFEFFKPLVEGLGYKYPTIRLPLRLIYYFAFLTEIIHFVVGRIYNFQPFLTRTEVYKTGVTHYFSIQKARKELGYNPQEHSLKEIVEWFKARGHGQKVSPNNVRCLVWDVILITLLWIVLLSWLPVVSARYSMELIFY from the coding sequence ATGGGCCTAAAAGTGATTCTATTTGACATCCACTGTCCTTTTCAGGAACTGCCTGCTGCGATTATCTTTGTAAGGGGAAATGTCTGCAACTACCTGGAGGTGGAGGCTGCATTCAGGAATGTAGATTGTGTTTTCCATTTAGCTTCTTATGGTATGTCTGGAAGGGAGCAGCTAAATATAAAGTTGATAGAGGCTGTCAATGTTAAAGGGACAGACAATGTAATCCAAGCTTGCCTGAGGAATGGCGTACCAAGGCTTCTTTACACAAGTACATACAATGTTGTGTTTGGAGGCCAAGTAATTAAAAACGGAGATGAATCGCTCCCTTATTTTCCATTGCATCTTTACCCAGATCACTATTCGAGGACCAAATCTGTAGCTGAGATGAAGGTGCTGTATGCAAACACCTCAAAGCTAAGGAAAGGTAGTGGTGTTTTACGGACATGTGCCTTGCGACCGGCAGGTATCTATGGACCTGGTGAGCAAAGGCATCTTCCAAGGATAGTTAACTACATAGAGAAAGGTCTCTTCAAATTTGTGTATGGGGCAGCAGATTGCCTGGTAGAGTTTGTCCATATTGACAATCTTGTTTCTGCACAAATTCTGGCATCAGAAGCTCTAACAGGAAATAAAAATTACATAGCAGCTGGTCAGGCTTATTTTATCTCTGATGGCAAACCAAtaaacaactttgaatttttcaaACCACTGGTAGAAGGCCTTGGCTACAAATATCCCACAATTCGGCTGCCACTCAGACTGATCTATTACTTTGCTTTCCTAACTGAAATCATACATTTTGTGGTTGGTCGtatttataattttcaacctTTTCTAACTCGCACAGAAGTCTATAAAACAGGAGTCACTCACTATTTCAGCATACAGAAAGCAAGAAAAGAGCTCGGGTACAATCCACAGGAACATAGCTTGAAAGAAATAGTGGAGTGGTTCAAAGCCCGTGGTCATGGACAGAAAGTATCTCCGAACAATGTTAGATGCCTTGTATGGGATGTTATACTTATAACGTTACTCTGGATTGTTCTCTTGTCTTGGCTTCCAGTAGTTTCTGCACGATATTCTATGGAGTTAATATTTTACTGA